A section of the Paenibacillus aurantius genome encodes:
- a CDS encoding cell wall hydrolase — MAVIKTNSNDRKLLARLMRAEAEGEGEQGMLMVGNVGVNRVRGNCLDFKGIRSLEQMVFQRPGGFEATVKGYFYQRARDRDLRLANRVINGERVHPASNALWFFRPTGACPGQWYNQPNSGRYKNHCFFSPTQANCSNIYNTY, encoded by the coding sequence ATGGCTGTCATTAAAACGAACAGCAACGACCGCAAGCTGCTCGCCCGTTTGATGCGGGCGGAAGCGGAGGGCGAAGGTGAGCAGGGCATGCTTATGGTGGGGAACGTCGGGGTTAACCGCGTGCGGGGCAACTGCCTGGATTTCAAAGGGATCCGGTCGCTGGAGCAGATGGTCTTCCAGCGTCCCGGCGGCTTCGAGGCGACCGTCAAGGGATACTTCTACCAGCGGGCGAGGGACCGGGATCTCCGGCTGGCCAACCGGGTCATCAACGGGGAACGGGTTCATCCCGCATCCAATGCGCTGTGGTTCTTCCGCCCCACGGGAGCTTGCCCGGGACAGTGGTACAACCAGCCGAACAGCGGCCGGTATAAAAATCATTGTTTTTTTTCTCCCACTCAGGCAAATTGCTCGAATATCTACAATACTTATTAA
- the melA gene encoding alpha-glucosidase/alpha-galactosidase: MAFKIAFIGAGSIGFTRGLLRDLLSVPEFAETEVAFTDINPHNLDMVTRLCQRDIDENGLPIRIQATTDRREALKGANYVFVTIRVGGLEAFQTDVDIPLRYGVDQCVGDTLCAGGIMYGQRGIAVMLGICKDIREVAGPGCLLLNYANPMAMLTWACNKYGGVRTIGLCHGVQGGHRQIAKALGLEKNEVDIICAGINHQTWYIQVKHNGEDMTGRLLEAFENHPEYSQTEKVRIDMLRRFGYYSTESNGHLSEYLPWYRKRPEEIKDWIDLGSWINGETGGYLRVCTEGRRWFETDFPNWMKEAPVKYAPEARGEEHGSYIIEGLETGRVYRGHFNVVNNGVISNLPDDAIIEAPGYVDRNGISMPVVGDLPLGCAAVCQASISVQRLAVEAAVHGDDRLLRQAFLMDPLVGAVCNPKEVWQMVDEMLAAQEAWLPQYGEAIQAAKARLASGPLVPTRDYRGAARLEVKTVEEMRKNREEANKNAGESDKALERPAAK; the protein is encoded by the coding sequence ATGGCATTCAAAATAGCTTTCATCGGAGCCGGGAGCATCGGCTTCACGCGCGGGCTGCTGCGTGACCTGCTGTCCGTGCCGGAATTCGCCGAAACCGAGGTGGCGTTTACCGATATCAACCCTCACAATCTCGACATGGTGACCCGGCTCTGCCAGAGGGACATCGATGAGAACGGGCTGCCGATCCGCATTCAGGCGACAACCGACCGGCGCGAGGCTCTAAAGGGGGCCAACTATGTTTTCGTAACGATCCGCGTCGGCGGGCTGGAGGCTTTCCAGACGGACGTGGACATTCCGCTCCGGTACGGCGTCGACCAGTGTGTGGGCGATACGCTTTGCGCCGGCGGGATCATGTACGGGCAGCGGGGCATCGCCGTTATGCTCGGGATTTGCAAAGACATTCGGGAAGTGGCGGGGCCCGGGTGCCTGCTGCTGAACTATGCCAATCCGATGGCTATGCTCACCTGGGCGTGCAACAAGTACGGCGGCGTACGCACGATCGGGCTGTGCCACGGGGTCCAGGGAGGACACCGGCAGATCGCTAAGGCGCTCGGACTCGAGAAGAATGAGGTCGACATCATCTGCGCAGGCATCAACCATCAGACCTGGTACATTCAGGTGAAGCACAACGGGGAGGACATGACCGGACGCCTGCTTGAGGCGTTCGAGAATCATCCCGAATACAGCCAAACGGAGAAGGTCCGGATCGACATGCTGAGGCGCTTCGGCTATTACAGCACGGAATCGAACGGCCATCTAAGCGAATACCTTCCTTGGTACCGTAAGCGTCCGGAGGAGATCAAGGACTGGATCGATCTGGGAAGCTGGATCAATGGAGAAACGGGAGGATACCTCCGCGTATGCACGGAGGGCCGCCGCTGGTTCGAAACGGATTTTCCGAACTGGATGAAGGAAGCGCCGGTCAAGTATGCACCGGAAGCCCGCGGCGAAGAGCACGGTTCCTACATCATCGAGGGGCTGGAGACGGGGCGTGTGTACCGCGGGCATTTTAACGTGGTCAACAACGGGGTCATCTCCAATCTTCCGGACGATGCGATCATCGAGGCGCCGGGCTACGTGGACCGCAACGGCATCAGCATGCCGGTGGTCGGCGACCTTCCGCTCGGCTGCGCCGCGGTTTGCCAAGCCAGCATCTCGGTGCAGCGGCTTGCCGTAGAAGCGGCCGTACATGGAGACGACCGGCTGCTTAGGCAGGCGTTCCTGATGGATCCGCTGGTCGGGGCGGTCTGCAACCCGAAAGAGGTGTGGCAGATGGTCGACGAGATGCTGGCCGCGCAGGAGGCGTGGCTGCCGCAATACGGGGAGGCCATCCAGGCGGCCAAAGCCCGTCTGGCTTCGGGCCCGCTCGTGCCGACCCGGGATTACCGTGGAGCGGCCCGTCTTGAGGTGAAGACGGTGGAGGAGATGCGGAAGAACCGCGAGGAAGCGAACAAGAACGCCGGAGAATCGGATAAAGCGCTGGAGCGTCCGGCGGCGAAATAA
- a CDS encoding AraC family transcriptional regulator, protein MSSLTSMNVAAKTASGLNEAANSLYRPELLAEEYRPRVSAYYFRQWEGFRMDAHSHDRVEIMYVLKGACVVDTEGASLSLKKGDFVLLDANVSHNLLVGDPCRMLNVEFEFASGGGVGLCLRELAAGGEELGRFLAKPRPFWLLKDDGEVYPTLKSLVLELSERRGSRDTMVQLLLSRLILQIARMAEETDTEGASPASSYFRKTTEYIHSHYDCDLQLKDIAGAVSLHPGYLHRVFKASAGCTVMEYLTKVRVEKARMLLAHSDIPVIDISCYIGMNSRQYFSAVFKKHTGQTPAGYRRTFRTHQGAETEG, encoded by the coding sequence ATGTCAAGCTTGACGAGCATGAATGTTGCCGCAAAAACGGCAAGCGGGTTAAACGAGGCAGCCAACAGCCTGTACCGGCCGGAGCTGCTGGCAGAGGAGTACCGCCCCCGCGTTAGCGCTTATTATTTCCGTCAATGGGAAGGATTCCGGATGGACGCCCACTCCCATGATCGGGTTGAGATCATGTACGTCCTGAAGGGAGCCTGTGTCGTGGATACCGAAGGGGCTTCCCTTTCCCTGAAGAAGGGGGACTTCGTCCTGCTTGACGCCAACGTGAGCCACAATCTGCTCGTGGGCGATCCCTGCCGTATGCTGAATGTAGAATTCGAATTTGCGTCAGGCGGAGGCGTTGGCCTCTGCCTTCGGGAACTGGCCGCAGGAGGGGAGGAGCTCGGCCGGTTTCTGGCCAAGCCCAGGCCATTCTGGCTGCTGAAGGACGACGGGGAAGTGTATCCCACCTTAAAAAGTCTCGTGCTGGAGCTGTCCGAACGAAGGGGAAGCCGCGATACGATGGTGCAGCTCCTTCTCTCGCGGCTCATTCTTCAAATAGCACGGATGGCCGAAGAAACGGATACGGAGGGGGCGAGCCCGGCTTCTTCTTACTTCCGCAAAACGACGGAGTATATTCACTCCCACTATGACTGCGACCTTCAGCTGAAGGACATAGCCGGGGCGGTCAGCCTGCATCCGGGTTACCTCCACCGTGTGTTCAAGGCGTCAGCCGGCTGTACGGTGATGGAATACCTGACCAAGGTCCGGGTGGAGAAGGCCCGGATGCTGCTCGCCCATTCGGATATCCCGGTAATCGACATCTCATGCTATATCGGCATGAACAGCCGTCAGTATTTCAGCGCCGTATTCAAGAAGCACACCGGCCAGACGCCGGCCGGGTACCGCCGCACCTTCCGGACCCATCAGGGAGCGGAGACGGAAGGTTAA
- a CDS encoding alpha/beta hydrolase, whose amino-acid sequence MKTWLLLLQGGGKGAYEADRKLAENLRMHLGEEMEVVYPQMPDEDRPDYRAWRDRVAGILMSRGGRAIWAGHSLGASFLLKYLSEEEPPTPPAGVFLIAPPYWGAEGWEVEEYRLCEGSERKLTGYRPIVFYHSRDDKIVPCSHLALYAGKLPHAHTREFMDRGHQFTGNLSEVADDIRLLVLEEQRGSARPI is encoded by the coding sequence ATGAAAACATGGCTTCTTTTGCTGCAGGGCGGTGGGAAAGGGGCTTATGAGGCGGATCGAAAGCTGGCGGAGAATCTGAGAATGCACTTGGGCGAGGAAATGGAGGTCGTCTATCCGCAGATGCCGGATGAGGACAGGCCGGATTACCGGGCTTGGCGGGACAGGGTGGCCGGGATCCTGATGTCCCGGGGAGGAAGGGCGATTTGGGCGGGACATTCTCTTGGGGCGTCCTTCCTGCTGAAGTATCTTTCGGAGGAGGAGCCGCCAACTCCCCCAGCAGGTGTTTTTCTGATAGCCCCGCCTTATTGGGGAGCAGAGGGATGGGAGGTAGAGGAATACCGTCTGTGCGAAGGCTCCGAGCGTAAGCTGACCGGTTACCGGCCCATAGTCTTCTACCACAGCCGGGATGATAAGATAGTGCCCTGCTCGCATCTGGCCCTTTATGCCGGGAAGCTTCCGCATGCGCATACCCGGGAATTCATGGACAGGGGGCATCAGTTTACCGGCAACCTATCGGAAGTGGCGGATGATATCCGTCTACTGGTTTTAGAAGAACAACGGGGCAGTGCCCGGCCTATTTGA
- a CDS encoding SCO family protein: protein MGTEKMNTLSKHWFKIAAVVVVLALAAAIGYKTVMKKEFPHTPMGPATDFKLTNLQGQSTGLSDYDGKVRLVYFFWSTCPDVCSPTTYVLSQVQEKLKEKKSFGNKAEILSVSFDPDRDTPERLKEFSQTFKADPAGWQFLRGGKQETRDLAKQYGVSVIEGKDGSLTHTNAIFIVDKKGIKRHYYGGSDLDLSADQIVEDILFLSKE from the coding sequence GTGGGTACCGAAAAGATGAACACCCTGTCCAAGCACTGGTTCAAAATCGCAGCCGTGGTCGTCGTGCTGGCGCTGGCCGCGGCCATCGGCTACAAGACGGTAATGAAGAAGGAGTTCCCGCACACCCCGATGGGTCCGGCCACGGATTTCAAGCTTACCAACCTTCAGGGCCAAAGCACAGGACTCAGCGACTACGACGGAAAGGTGCGCCTGGTCTATTTCTTCTGGTCGACTTGTCCTGATGTTTGCTCGCCAACCACTTACGTTCTTTCTCAGGTGCAGGAGAAGCTGAAGGAGAAGAAGTCTTTCGGAAACAAGGCCGAGATCCTCTCCGTGTCCTTCGACCCCGACCGGGATACGCCGGAACGGCTCAAGGAATTCTCTCAAACCTTCAAGGCGGACCCGGCCGGCTGGCAGTTTTTGCGGGGAGGGAAACAGGAGACCCGGGATTTGGCGAAGCAGTACGGAGTGTCGGTGATTGAAGGGAAGGACGGCTCGCTTACCCACACGAATGCCATTTTCATCGTCGATAAGAAAGGCATCAAGCGTCATTATTACGGCGGCAGCGACCTGGATCT
- the gerQ gene encoding spore coat protein GerQ codes for MVSKGGMKRMMQYQPGKTGQIGNMGFPGQVGGASNKAPGGMGAPGYPGGGGYGPGYPGMAPGMGGGMMPGMGPGMMPGMGAGMGGGMGAGMMPGMGMSPTSTPPPVPSGAVMTPSGGTVASAEASQPPLEQSYIENILRMNLGKTATLYMTYENNKEWNAKIFKGRLEAAGRDHIIISDPQTGTRFLLLMVNLDYITFEGPLNYSLSFGSAGGGAGSGPGAR; via the coding sequence ATGGTCAGTAAGGGAGGAATGAAACGGATGATGCAGTACCAGCCAGGCAAGACCGGCCAGATCGGCAACATGGGCTTCCCGGGACAGGTCGGCGGAGCATCGAACAAAGCTCCGGGCGGAATGGGGGCTCCGGGGTACCCCGGCGGCGGAGGCTACGGTCCGGGTTATCCGGGTATGGCCCCAGGAATGGGCGGCGGAATGATGCCGGGGATGGGACCGGGCATGATGCCCGGCATGGGAGCGGGCATGGGTGGAGGAATGGGAGCCGGCATGATGCCCGGCATGGGCATGAGCCCGACAAGCACGCCTCCCCCGGTGCCGTCGGGAGCCGTTATGACTCCGTCGGGGGGAACGGTCGCCTCGGCCGAGGCTTCCCAGCCTCCGCTTGAGCAATCCTACATCGAGAACATTCTGCGGATGAATCTGGGCAAAACCGCCACCCTCTATATGACGTACGAGAACAATAAGGAGTGGAACGCCAAAATTTTCAAGGGCCGCCTGGAAGCGGCCGGCCGCGATCACATCATCATCAGCGATCCGCAAACCGGCACCCGCTTTCTTCTGCTCATGGTCAACCTGGATTACATCACCTTTGAAGGTCCGCTCAACTATTCCCTCTCCTTCGGGTCAGCGGGCGGCGGCGCCGGAAGCGGACCGGGCGCCCGGTAA
- the cyoE gene encoding heme o synthase, protein MDKQLHYSDTMEMSSTEEQAEAAAGPVTWKDFYHLTKPGIIFSNLITAFGGFWIASKWEINWGLMVLTLLGTALVMASGCVLNNYLDRDLDGKMERTRKRALPTGKLSPNVVLGYGITLGVIGTSVLGLLVNPLAALLGLFGLFVYVWIYTAWLKRTSVWNTVVGAISGAVPPVIGYVAVTETIDMGAAVLFAILFLWQPPHFWALGIRRLEDYKAAGYQMLPVVKGTFQTKLSMLRYVVPLVPLPVLLYTYGYVGEIFLFAGPILGLIWLYLCVQGFKAKDETQWAKKTFLFSINYLTLLFIIMVIDTVALK, encoded by the coding sequence TTGGATAAACAATTGCACTACAGCGATACGATGGAGATGAGTTCCACGGAAGAGCAGGCGGAGGCCGCAGCAGGGCCTGTAACGTGGAAGGATTTTTACCATTTGACCAAACCGGGGATCATTTTCTCCAATCTGATTACGGCGTTCGGAGGCTTCTGGATCGCTTCCAAGTGGGAAATCAATTGGGGCCTGATGGTGCTCACGCTTCTCGGAACCGCTCTGGTTATGGCCTCCGGGTGCGTACTCAATAATTACCTCGACCGGGACCTTGACGGTAAGATGGAACGGACCCGCAAGCGCGCCCTGCCGACCGGGAAGCTTTCGCCGAATGTCGTGCTCGGGTATGGAATCACCCTGGGCGTTATCGGGACGAGCGTTCTCGGCCTTCTGGTCAACCCTCTGGCCGCCCTGCTCGGATTGTTCGGATTGTTCGTCTATGTATGGATCTATACGGCTTGGCTGAAGCGGACCTCGGTTTGGAATACCGTGGTGGGGGCGATCTCCGGTGCCGTGCCTCCGGTTATCGGCTACGTCGCCGTAACGGAAACGATCGACATGGGGGCGGCGGTTTTGTTCGCCATCCTCTTCCTCTGGCAGCCTCCTCATTTCTGGGCGCTGGGCATCCGGCGCTTGGAGGATTACAAAGCGGCCGGCTACCAGATGCTCCCCGTGGTGAAGGGAACGTTCCAGACCAAGCTCAGCATGCTGCGTTATGTCGTCCCGCTCGTTCCGCTTCCCGTGCTCCTCTATACGTACGGGTATGTAGGGGAGATCTTCCTGTTTGCCGGCCCGATTCTTGGCCTGATCTGGCTGTATCTGTGCGTTCAGGGCTTTAAAGCCAAGGACGAGACCCAATGGGCGAAGAAGACCTTCCTTTTCTCGATCAACTACTTGACGCTTCTGTTCATCATCATGGTCATCGATACGGTCGCCCTGAAATAA